GGTTTCAGGCTGGTTCCTGATCTTAAGTATACTCCTTTGATGCCCGTATGAAGAAACGATagacgatggagaagaaacCGCACCATATACCTGATTAGAACGTTTATACCCCCTTTTCGATAACCTTAAATGAGAAATGCTTATTCTTGCACCTGTGCGTAAGCTACTTAGGTTCTATCGCTCTGAGATTTGATGATTTATATCCACCCATGAACTGATTTGCCTCGTCTTATTGTGAAGCAACCTCTATATCTGAATTCGTGCAAACGTGCCATGCTGCGCGTCTATTTGCGCTGCCTCTCCTTCCGCCTCCTCTCCCACTCagctctctcctcttcatcgcttcCACTGAACTCAGCATCGTCGTCGCTGTCGTCGGGAACATCGAGCACGGCTCCACCATGGCCCGCCGAGTTGTTGACATTAATGAAGTCTCCAGCATTTTGGTTCGCATACTCATGCTTCTGAATGATTTCGCGGAGTTCTGTGTTTGTAGGATCGACAAGCTGGTAGGGGGTAAGAcgggccttgttcttgactcGTGTGCTGGAACCGGCCTCAAGCATCATCTCGACGAGGGCGTTGCCGAAGGGTCGCTGTGCAGGCGGCTCTGAGTTGATCCAACGAATGGCGCTGTGAAGAGGTGTGTCGCCTTCTGAACGGTTAATGGGGTCGCACTCGAATTCGGGCTGGTCGAGGAGGTGGTCGATAATTTCGTCTGAGGCGGTGGGTTAGCTCGTCTGGATCATGCGCGCGGGTGAAGGTATGTGAGGCGCACAGTTTCCGCGGGAGGCGGCTTCGTGGTAGAGATGGTTGCCCATGACAGTTGTGGTCTCGTTGAGGAGCTTTGAGATCTCGGTATCCGACTTGTCCTCGAGACAGTcgttgagaagatcgaggTTGTTACGGCGGCAGGCTTCGATCAGGATTTCCTGGACGGTGGCGCCCTGCAGAGTTTGTGTTAATCCGCCAATCTATTGAGAGTCTTTTGCGCCAAGCAGGATGTAACTCACATCGtgctcttcatctccagcCATGTTGAAATTTGTTGAATATCAAGTCGAGTTGGAGTTCGCGAGAGCGGGGTATTAGATGTTCGGATTGACAATGACGAAGTCAAGCGCTGAAGAATCCGGCAAACCCCGTTGGAAAGTCGAAAGAGTTTCTAGAATATCCTCAGGTGAGAAACGGACAATGCACAGGCTGGTCGTGTCGTTGTGGCTCAAGGGAGGCAGTGAATATGGACTATGCTAGGTTTTGAGTGTTTC
The window above is part of the Fusarium musae strain F31 chromosome 6, whole genome shotgun sequence genome. Proteins encoded here:
- a CDS encoding hypothetical protein (EggNog:ENOG41), yielding MAGDEEHDGATVQEILIEACRRNNLDLLNDCLEDKSDTEISKLLNETTTVMGNHLYHEAASRGNYEIIDHLLDQPEFECDPINRSEGDTPLHSAIRWINSEPPAQRPFGNALVEMMLEAGSSTRVKNKARLTPYQLVDPTNTELREIIQKHEYANQNAGDFINVNNSAGHGGAVLDVPDDSDDDAEFSGSDEEERAEWERRRKERQRK